In Tachysurus vachellii isolate PV-2020 chromosome 10, HZAU_Pvac_v1, whole genome shotgun sequence, the following proteins share a genomic window:
- the wdhd1 gene encoding WD repeat and HMG-box DNA-binding protein 1 produces the protein MPCERKPIRYGHSEGQTDVCFDERGKYIVTCGSDGDVRVWESLDDDDPKSINVGEKAYSVALRGGKLVTAVSNNTVQIHTFPDGDPDGILTRFTTNANHVTFNSSGTRVAAASSDFLIKVIEVTDSSQQKTLRGHDAPVISVAFDPSDEYVASSSCDGSVAVWSVEEQTQVANWKVLQKSSDVSNAKSLCRLAWQGSGKLLAVPVDNTVQLYERDTLTHVGTLSDDLLTQVVNVVVWSPCGKFLAAGTVGGSLSIWDVDAKLCIERQKHEKGYTVCGMAWHPAGGQIAYTDTEGCLGLLDGVCASSSSSSSSTTTKSPTGEYKEQNGYDDLFDEDDGGDLLDECQSVPAGEEEDDDDELLPATRKPRNRGNVLDDDENSRDTGSVKADHLAEDDAESGVSPAVLPPAAAAPRPLYEGPMPTAPQRAFQPGSTPAHLMHRFMVWNSVGIVRSYNDEQDNAIDVEFHDSAVHHAMHLTNTLEHSIADLSQEAVLLACEGTEELASKLQCLHFSSWDTNKEWIVDLPKGEDVMALCLGQGWVAAATSVMLVRLFSIGGVQREVFSLPGPVVCMAGHGEQLLIVYHRGTGFDGDQALGVQLLQLGHKRKQIIGGEPLPLSRKSHLTWMGFSAEGTPCAVDSEGVVRMLNRSLGNTWTPVCNTRESCKNRSDHYWVVGIYENPQQLRCIPCKGSIFPPTLPRPAVAILPFNLPFCQTSTEKGQMEEQYWRSVLFHNHFGYLSSSGYETDEASQREKEKEQQELLMKMFALSCKLEREFRCVELAGMMTQSVVSLAIRYASRSRRMLLAQRLSELALEKASQVQEEEEPEEEAAYYSQPQNARSNLASRVARRSSGRAAQEDGDEDEQEDEDAQEAPMEAEEEPESKKSRVNPFSKGTKSPEKPSIRPVSKEGRVNPFKVSGSGKPSSSPSPQPRATNVLDTMTASNRKHTASTKAPVIKPLAPKPRSKAQTTLLQMSTSKGASKKPEEKETEKPRAEKPAAEPGDNVENTRPRTGFQLWLEENRKNILANNPDLEEMDIIKEAMSRFRTLSGDERLKWTEKAKGSTGESADLKKRKRDDEGNNEAGGQVDTDENSAKKKKPSDTSAKLSAFAFNKN, from the exons ATGCCCTGCGAGAGAAAGCCCATTCGCTACGGCCACTCGGAAGGACAGACGGACGTCTGCTTTGACGAGCGCGGCAA ATACATCGTTACGTGTGGAAGCGATGGAGACGTACGCGTGTGGGAAAGTCTAGACGACGACGATCCTAAATCCATAAACGTCGGTGAGAAGGCCTACTCCGTAGCGCTGAGA GGCGGGAAATTAGTCACCGCCGTTTCCAACAACACCGTTCAGATCCACACGTTTCCCGACGGAGATCCCGATGGAATACTCACCCGTTTCACCACCAACGCAAATCACGTCACCTTTAACTCCAGTGGCACAAGAGTCGCCGCTGCCTCCAG TGACTTCCTGATAAAGGTGATCGAGGTGACGGACAGCAGTCAGCAGAAGACTCTGCGCGGTCATGACGCGCCCGTTATCAGCGTGGCCTTTGACCCCAGTGATGAGTATGTT GCCTCCTCCAGTTGTGACGGCTCGGTGGCAGTCTGGTCTGTAGAGGAGCAG ACTCAAGTGGCGAACTGGAAGGTGCTGCAGAAGTCGAGTGACGTGAGCAACGCTAAATCTCTATGCAGACTCGCATGGCAAGGATCTGGGAAG ctGCTTGCAGTTCCAGTGGATAACACAGTCCAGCTGTATGAGAGAGACACCTTGACTCATGTTGGCACTCTTTCTGATGATCTCCTCACTCAG GTCGTAAACGTGGTGGTTTGGTCACCGTGTGGGAAGTTTCTGGCAGCAGGAACAGTAGGGGGATCTCTCTCTATCTGGGACGTCGACGCTAAGCTGTGCATCGAGAG GCAGAAGCATGAGAAAGGCTACACGGTGTGTGGCATGGCCTGGCATCCTGCCGGAGGACAGATCGCTTACACAGACACCGAGGGCTGCCTGGGCCTGCTGGATGGAGTGTGTgcatcttcatcctcctcctcatcttccaCTACCACCAAGAGCCCCACG ggcgAGTATAAAGAGCAGAACGGTTATGACGACCTGTTTGATGAGGATGACGGCGGCGACCTTCTAGACGAATGTCAGAGTGTGCCGGCAGGTGAAGAGGAAGACGACGACGACGAGCTCCTTCCCGCCACTCGCAAACCGCGCAACAGAGGGAACGTCCTAGATGATGACGAGAACTCTCGAG ACACGGGCTCGGTGAAGGCGGATCATTTAGCCGAGGATGACGCAGAGAGCGGCGTTTCCCCCGCAGTGTTGCCCCCTGCTGCAGCAGCGCCACGCCCGCTATACGAGGGTCCGATGCCCACTGCGCCACAGAGAGCCTTCCAGCCCGGATCCACGCCGGCACACCTCATGCACCGTTTTATG GTTTGGAACTCAGTGGGTATCGTGCGCAGCTACAACGATGAACAGGATAATGCCATCGACGTGGAGTTCCACGACTCTGCTGTCCATCACGCCATGCACCTCACCAACACGCTGGAGCACAGCATAGCCGATCTATCCCAGGAGGCCGTTCTGCTCGCCTGTGAAGGCACAGAGGAACTAGCTAG CAAGTTGCAGTGCCTGCACTTCTCTTCATGGGACACGAATAAGGAGTGGATAGTGGACCTGCCAAAAGGCGAGGATGTGATGGCGCTGTGTCTGGGACAAGGCTGGGTGGCGGCGGCTACCAGTGTCATGTTGGTGCGCCTGTTCTCCATCGGCGGTGTTCAGAGAGAAGTGTTCAGCCTGCCGGGTCCTGTAGTGTGCATGGCGGGACACGGGGAGCAACTTCTTATAGTCTATCACAGAG ggACGGGGTTTGACGGAGATCAGGCTCTCGGGGTGCAGCTTCTGCAGCTCGGCCACAAAAGAAAGCAGATCATCGGCGGTGAACCTCTTCCCCTTTCCCGCAAGTCGCACCTAACATGGATGGGCTTCAGTGCCGAAG GAACACCGTGCGCCGTGGACTCGGAGGGCGTGGTGCGCATGCTGAACCGCTCTCTGGGAAACACGTGGACTCCTGTGTGTAACACCAGAGAGAGCTGCAAGAACAGGTCGGATCATTACTGGGTGGTCGGCATATACGAGAACCCCCAGCAGCTCAG GTGCATTCCCTGTAAAGGATCCATTTTCCCGCCGACTCTTCCTCGTCCCGCTGTGGCCATCCTGCCCTTCAACCTGCCCTTCTGCCAGACCAGCACAGAGAAAGGCCAGATGGAG GAGCAGTATTGGCGCTCAGTGCTCTTCCATAATCACTTCGGCTACCTGTCGTCCAGCGGCTACGAGACGGACGAGGCGAGtcagagggagaaggagaaggagcagCAGGAGCTGCTGATGAAGATGTTCGCA CTGTCGTGTAAGCTGGAGCGCGAGTTCCGCTGTGTGGAGTTGGCTGGGATGATGACGCAGAGCGTCGTTTCGCTCGCCATCCGCTACGCTTCACGTTCCAGACGCATGCTTCTTGCTCAGAGGCTCAGTGAGCTCGCTCTAGAGAAGGCCAGTCAAGtacaggaggaagaggagccaGAGGAGGAAGCAGCCTATTACAGCCAGCCACAAAATGCACG GTCGAATCTAGCAAGTCGAGTCGCCAGGCGCTCGAGCGGCAGAGCCGCACAGGAAGACGGCGATGAAGACGAGCAGGAAGACGAAGATGCTCAGGAAGCACCGATGGAAGCTGAGGAAGAACCAGAAAGCAAGAAGTCAC GTGTGAATCCGTTCAGTAAAGGCACGAAATCACCTGAAAAACCTTCCATCAGACCAG TCAGTAAAGAAGGTCGTGTAAACCCCTTTAAG GTCAGTGGATCAGGAAAGCCGTCATCATCTCCGTCACCACAACCCAGAGCTACTAATGTTCTAGACACCATGACGGCATCCAACAGGAAACACACGGCATCGACTAAAGCTCCAGTGATAAAGCCTCTGGCACCGAAACCACGCTCCAag gCTCAGACTACACTGCTGCAGATGAGCACGTCTAAAGGAGCGTCTAAGAAGCCGGAGGAGAAGGAGACGGAGAAACCGAGGGCAGAGAAACCTGCAGCAGAACCTGGAGACAACGTGGAGAACACCAG ACCAAGGACCGGGTTCCAGCTGTGGCTCGAGGAGAACAGGAAAAACATCCTCGCCAACAACCCGGACCTGGAGGAGATGGACATCATTAAAGAGGCCATGAGTCGCTTCCGCACGCTGTCAGGGGACGAGAGGCTG
- the socs4 gene encoding suppressor of cytokine signaling 4 — translation MSEKKSRPSDARPKNLRSWSVDSYIRSVKKRSRGPRHDALAKGEEGDTPDEQNIRSTSCPQRRRERKCSCTAIGDGDIDSMCRKALSRRSLRQKFQDAVGQCLPLRGHHHHHHHHHHHHHHQSGSSRPFSVLLWSKRKIHVSELMEDKCPFSPKSELAQCWHLIKKHGTHQNASLVLEDHKSRRMSTSPSAFISWEEVSSNGASSLTDWDSSFIHGAPQCCAHADYILVPDLLQINNNPCYWGVLNRFEAEQLLEGQPEGTFLLRDSAQDDYLFSVSFRRYSRSLHARIEQSGKRFSFDCRDPCMYRDVSVTGLLKHYSDPATCLFFEPLLSRPLPRNFPFSLQHLCRALICSCTTYKGIETLPLPHTLRDYLRQYHFKCDGTCDV, via the coding sequence ATGTCAGAGAAGAAATCCAGACCCTCAGACGCACGTCCCAAAAACCTGCGTAGCTGGAGTGTGGACAGCTACATCCGCAGCGTTAAGAAGCGCTCTCGTGGTCCGCGCCATGACGCCCTTGCAAAAGGAGAGGAAGGAGACACACCGGATGAGCAGAACATCCGCTCAACTTCCTGTCCCCAGAGACGGAGGGAAAGgaaatgcagctgcacagcaATCGGAGATGGAGACATAGACTCCATGTGCAGAAAAGCGCTGTCTCGCCGATCTCTCAGACAGAAGTTCCAGGATGCAGTGGGGCAGTGTCTCCCTCTCCGTggccaccatcatcatcaccaccaccaccatcatcaccatcatcaccagaGCGGGTCGTCACGCCCGTTCTCTGTGCTCCTGTGGTCCAAGCGTAAGATTCACGTGTCTGAACTCATGGAGGACAAGTGTCCCTTCTCGCCAAAGTCCGAACTGGCGCAGTGTTGGCACCTTATCAAGAAGCATGGCACACATCAGAATGCATCATTAGTCCTTGAGGATCACAAAAGCAGAAGGATGTCCACATCGCCTTCTGCGTTTATTTCCTGGGAGGAAGTCAGTTCTAACGGTGCTTCCAGTTTGACCGATTGGGACTCGTCCTTTATTCATGGAGCTCCCCAGTGTTGCGCACATGCCGACTACATCTTAGTGCCTGATCTTCTTCAGATCAACAACAACCCTTGTTACTGGGGCGTCCTAAACCGTTTTGAGGCTGAGCAGCTTCTAGAAGGCCAGCCTGAAGGCACGTTCCTGCTCCGTGACTCTGCGCAGGATGACTACCTGTTCTCAGTCAGCTTCAGACGTTATAGCCGCTCTCTGCACGCCCGCATAGAGCAGAGCGGCAAACGCTTCAGCTTTGACTGCCGTGACCCCTGCATGTACAGAGACGTGAGTGTCACAGGTCTTCTGAAGCACTACAGCGATCCAGCCACATGCCTGTTCTTTGAGCCGCTCCTGTCTCGACCCCTGCCAAGGAACTTCCCCTTTTCCCTGCAGCATCTGTGCAGGGCGTTAATCTGTAGCTGCACTACATATAAGGGCATTGAGACTTTGCCCCTGCCTCACACACTCAGGGATTACCTCAGGCAATACCACTTCAAATGTGACGGGACTTGCGATGTGTAA